A single Lactuca sativa cultivar Salinas chromosome 8, Lsat_Salinas_v11, whole genome shotgun sequence DNA region contains:
- the LOC128127854 gene encoding protein ALP1-like, with protein MDPFDSSDDSDDDVFFRMMYHYYTTDLLQPDPASLLTRRAMLNRNREEGHEHLYRDYFADNCVYGAKDFKRRFRLSRDVFLRIANALESRYEFFQLRYDARGRRGFTTLQKCAAAIRLMAMGESPDTMDDYMRMSERTARESLYTLSRGVVETFGDVYLRKPSLHDLQELYAAHEERHGFPGMIGSIDCTHWKWKNCPVAWKGQYASGHHGSPSLVLEAVASQDLWIWHAFFGVAGSNNDVNVLDHSPIFDDLLNGKASDAPFKVNGNEYKYGYYLTDGIYPQYSTFVKAFRHPVEERDKFFKRRQEGACKDVERAFGVLKAKWHIVEHAARPLDLETLRYIMYACIIMHNMVVEDKGRNIAHYIPTEPRHVQFQPGTADYLHRVVDIQDANKHRQLREDLADHIFYDFLEEGLLQSNHFLLNRFFNLLNWVEEGRLWPHFCHTESHDTKDACKKTLTNWRFRGIRLTDLVLGQR; from the exons atggatCCTTTCGACTCGTCCGATGATTCAGATGACGATGTTTTCTTTAGGATGATGTATCATTATTACACTACCGACTTGCTACAACCAGACCCAGCCTCGCTACTAACAAGACGTGCGATGTTAAACAGAAATCGCGAGGAAGGACACGAACATCTATATCGCGATTACTTTGCGGATAATTGTGTATACGGGGCGAAGGACTTCAAAAGAAGATTTCGTTTAAGTAGGGATGTGTTCTTACGAATCGCCAACGCTTTGGAAAGCCG GTACGAATTTTTTCAATTAAGATATGATGCTAGAGGTAGACGCGGGTTTACAACGTTGCAGAAATGTGCTGCGGCCATTCGTTTGATGGCTATGGGGGAGTCACCCGACACCATGGACGACTATATGAGAATGTCCGAAAGAACCGCCAGAGAGAGTTTGTATACATTGTCAAGGGGTGTTGTTGAAACTTTTGGTGACGTGTATTTGCGGAAACCTTCGTTGCATGATTTGCAAGAATTGTATGCGGCGCATGAAGAACGCCATGGGTTTCCTGGAATGATCGGAAGCATTGATTGCACACACTGGAAATGGAAAAATTGTCCGGTAGCATGGAAAGGGCAATACGCAAGTGGTCATCACGGATCACCTTCTTTGGTGTTAGAGGCTGTCGCTTCtcaagatttatggatttggcATGCGTTTTTTGGGGTTGCGGGTTCCAACAACGACGTCAACGTTCTTGATCATTCGCCAATATTCGACGATCTTTTGAATGGAAAAGCCTCGGATGCTCCTTTCAAGGTGAATGGAAacgaatacaaatatgggtattacCTTACAGATGGAATATATCCTCAGTATTCCACATTCGTAAAGGCATTCCGCCACCCGGTTGAAGAACGAGACAAATTTTTTAAGAGAAGACAAGAAGGAGCATGTAAGGATGTGGAACGTGCTTTTGGGGTGCTGAAGGCGAAGTGGCATATAGTCGAACATGCAGCACGACCATTGGATTTAGAAACTTTACGATATATTATGTATGCgtgtatcataatgcataacatggtaGTAGAAGATAAAGGGCGAAATATTGCACACTATATCCCAACGGAGCCCAGACACGTTCAGTTTCAACCAGGAACAGCAGATTATTTGCATCGCGTTGTTGACATTCAGGACGCAAATAAACACAGACAACTTCGAGAGGACTTGGCGGATCATATCTTCTATG ATTTTCTTGAAGAAGGCTTACTACAGAGTAATCATTTCTTGTTGAACCGATTT TTTAACTTACTGAATTGGGTGGAAGAAGGGAGATTGTGGCCACATTTTTGCCATACTGAAAG TCATGACACAAAGGATGCCTGCAAAAAGACCTTGACGAATTGGCGCTTTAGGGGTATCAG gtTAACTGATTTG GTTCTTGGGCAACGTTAA